A single window of Desulfuromonas sp. TF DNA harbors:
- a CDS encoding DUF4276 family protein gives MKIGFIVECGPKGAETQVLPLLAALIRPEIIPDIIPLDRKPLLKEQCGRYAAELLARGCEKVLIVWDLLPDWGEYEGIGCLHADREEIFQSLQHAGLRRDDPRIAVVCIHKMLEAWLRADDRALARVLSTDAHPVKIPRVKTCQSIRDPKAALDSLFRQSPKFRQYTDYVHAVLIARKITDLTRLNRVPCFNRFREAIEA, from the coding sequence ATGAAAATTGGTTTCATAGTGGAATGCGGGCCGAAAGGGGCTGAGACGCAAGTCCTCCCTTTGCTGGCGGCATTGATCCGGCCGGAAATTATTCCGGATATCATTCCGTTAGACCGAAAACCGTTGCTCAAGGAACAGTGCGGACGCTATGCTGCGGAACTTTTGGCAAGGGGCTGTGAAAAGGTCCTGATTGTCTGGGACCTGCTCCCGGACTGGGGGGAATACGAGGGCATCGGTTGTCTGCACGCTGATCGGGAAGAAATTTTTCAGTCGCTTCAGCATGCCGGCCTCAGACGGGATGACCCGCGAATTGCGGTTGTTTGTATCCATAAAATGCTGGAGGCGTGGTTGCGTGCCGATGATCGGGCACTGGCAAGGGTGTTGTCGACGGATGCCCATCCCGTGAAAATTCCACGGGTGAAAACCTGTCAGTCGATACGGGACCCCAAAGCGGCTCTCGATTCTCTCTTCAGACAATCACCCAAATTTCGGCAATACACAGACTACGTCCATGCCGTCTTGATTGCGCGAAAAATTACCGACTTGACTCGCCTGAACCGAGTTCCCTGTTTCAACCGGTTTCGCGAGGCAATCGAAGCATAG
- the cobM gene encoding precorrin-4 C(11)-methyltransferase, which translates to MTESKFNNSPPVLFVGAGPGDPELITIKGLKALQAADVVVYAGSLVNPALLSELKPGAVAHDSAPLTLEEVIAIMSRAVAAGMRVVRLHTGDPSVYGAIQEQMEALDALGISYAVIPGVTAAFAAAAGLRQELTLPEVSQTVILTRVEGRTPVPEKEQLRRIAALGATVCLYLSVSMMEKVVEELLAGGSYTPSTPAAVVSRASWEDERIVEGTLADIAGKVSAAGISRQALIIVGEVLKARSEGVAEKSKLYDRNFEHGYRGRG; encoded by the coding sequence ATGACAGAGTCAAAATTCAATAACTCTCCTCCCGTTCTCTTTGTCGGCGCCGGTCCTGGCGACCCGGAGCTGATCACCATTAAAGGTCTCAAGGCGCTGCAGGCGGCCGATGTGGTGGTCTACGCCGGTTCCCTGGTGAACCCCGCCCTTCTTTCCGAACTCAAGCCCGGCGCCGTGGCTCACGACAGCGCACCCCTCACGCTGGAGGAAGTTATCGCGATCATGAGCAGGGCGGTGGCCGCCGGCATGCGCGTGGTCCGGCTGCATACCGGCGACCCTTCGGTCTACGGGGCCATCCAGGAGCAGATGGAGGCCCTAGACGCCCTCGGCATCTCCTATGCAGTCATCCCCGGCGTAACCGCCGCCTTTGCCGCCGCGGCCGGCCTCAGGCAGGAGCTGACCCTTCCCGAGGTTTCCCAGACGGTGATCCTCACCCGGGTCGAGGGGCGCACGCCGGTTCCTGAGAAGGAGCAGCTGCGGCGCATCGCCGCCCTCGGCGCCACCGTCTGCCTCTATCTCTCGGTCTCCATGATGGAGAAGGTGGTGGAAGAGCTCCTGGCCGGCGGCTCCTATACTCCGTCCACACCGGCGGCGGTTGTGAGCCGGGCCAGCTGGGAGGACGAGCGGATTGTCGAGGGGACCCTGGCGGACATCGCCGGAAAGGTGTCCGCCGCCGGAATCAGCCGGCAGGCGCTCATCATCGTCGGCGAGGTGCTCAAGGCCCGGAGTGAGGGAGTGGCGGAGAAGTCGAAGCTGTACGACAGGAATTTCGAGCACGGGTACAGGGGGCGCGGGTGA